The Dehalogenimonas sp. 4OHTPN genome window below encodes:
- the glmU gene encoding bifunctional sugar-1-phosphate nucleotidylyltransferase/acetyltransferase, which yields MTPAVVIMAAGEGARMRPLTGTRPKVMLPVAGKPILEHLLTECAAAGAGDFVLVVGYHDEVVRNYFTDGSKWGVRIRYVTQRQPAGTADALRQSSHFLGAAFVLLNGDIMLKSIDIVPLIEAETNLLSIVELPNVEGKGVMETRGGQVVRLYEKCTRPPTRLANAGAYHFTGDILKFVQQTPRSPRGEHEITDTVQALIDAGIPVGYRSVSTWSELSYPWDLFQANESALANCPPSVEGMIEPGATITGSVAVGHGSLIKAGSYITGPVKIGRNCVIGPNCHIRPATDIGDECHIGAGVEIKNSIIMTGTRIPHLSYVGDSIIGQNCNLGAGTQIANLRLDKKAIAVNGINTGRQKLGGIFGDGVVTGINASINPGTMVGHGARIGPGATAKGIIAPGARIY from the coding sequence ATGACCCCTGCCGTTGTGATTATGGCCGCCGGTGAAGGAGCCAGAATGCGCCCGCTTACCGGGACGCGCCCCAAGGTGATGCTACCAGTGGCTGGAAAGCCGATCCTGGAACATTTGCTTACCGAATGTGCGGCCGCTGGCGCCGGCGATTTCGTCCTGGTTGTCGGTTATCACGATGAAGTGGTAAGAAACTATTTTACCGATGGCAGCAAGTGGGGAGTCCGTATCAGATATGTCACCCAGCGGCAGCCGGCCGGCACCGCTGACGCCTTGCGCCAGTCAAGTCATTTTCTGGGCGCCGCCTTTGTTTTACTGAACGGCGATATCATGCTGAAATCAATCGATATTGTCCCGCTGATTGAAGCGGAAACCAACCTGCTTTCTATCGTTGAACTTCCAAATGTCGAAGGCAAGGGAGTGATGGAGACTCGGGGCGGGCAAGTCGTCCGGCTGTACGAGAAATGTACCCGCCCGCCAACCCGACTGGCTAACGCCGGGGCATATCATTTTACGGGGGATATCCTGAAGTTCGTACAGCAGACTCCGAGATCGCCACGAGGCGAGCATGAAATAACAGATACGGTTCAGGCGCTCATCGACGCCGGAATTCCAGTCGGTTACCGGTCGGTCAGCACCTGGTCAGAACTAAGTTACCCGTGGGATTTGTTCCAAGCTAACGAATCGGCGCTGGCGAATTGCCCGCCGTCAGTCGAAGGCATGATTGAGCCTGGCGCCACCATTACCGGCTCTGTCGCCGTCGGCCATGGAAGCCTGATCAAAGCCGGGTCTTACATCACAGGGCCGGTGAAAATAGGCAGGAATTGCGTTATTGGGCCAAACTGCCATATCCGCCCGGCAACGGATATCGGAGATGAATGTCACATCGGCGCCGGGGTAGAAATCAAGAATTCGATCATCATGACAGGCACCAGGATTCCTCACCTCTCTTATGTGGGCGACAGCATAATCGGGCAAAATTGCAACCTGGGAGCAGGGACTCAAATAGCCAACCTGCGGCTGGATAAAAAAGCGATCGCGGTAAACGGAATCAACACCGGCCGGCAAAAACTGGGCGGTATCTTCGGAGACGGCGTCGTCACCGGTATCAATGCCTCGATCAATCCCGGGACAATGGTGGGGCACGGGGCGCGGATTGGACCGGGGGCGACTGCCAAGGGCATCATTGCACCCGGCGCGAGGATTTATTGA
- the ricT gene encoding regulatory iron-sulfur-containing complex subunit RicT: protein MANVVDIRLKRAGKLYQFDPADFDLQTGVDVVVETAHGPEIGRVINPVREMADEQLESPLKPVIRLATAEDIERRHKTCFAESQTLADCEELVAKLGLPMKCLAAEYNLDESHLTVFFSSEGRVDFRELVRELGRKLHVRVELRQVGPRDETKLLGGYGRCGRELCCASFLTDFAPVSIKMAKEQNLPLNPVKISGVCGRLLCCLGHEYEVYKELNEERARCCAAAAAVEPALQSIRPVSPEPADRISVAPITEADDQSPADGIKAEAGGLAHRRRRKRRR, encoded by the coding sequence TTGGCTAATGTCGTCGATATTCGTTTGAAACGGGCCGGTAAGCTGTATCAATTCGACCCGGCGGATTTTGACCTTCAAACAGGGGTTGATGTGGTTGTGGAAACCGCCCACGGTCCGGAAATCGGACGGGTGATTAATCCGGTCCGGGAAATGGCCGACGAACAGCTCGAGTCGCCGTTAAAGCCTGTGATAAGGTTAGCTACTGCCGAAGATATTGAACGCCGTCATAAGACGTGTTTCGCCGAGTCTCAGACGCTTGCTGATTGCGAGGAGTTGGTAGCGAAGCTCGGATTACCGATGAAATGCCTGGCGGCGGAATACAATCTCGATGAAAGTCACCTGACAGTATTCTTCAGCTCTGAAGGCCGTGTTGATTTTAGAGAATTGGTCCGCGAACTCGGCCGAAAACTCCACGTTCGAGTCGAATTGCGCCAGGTAGGTCCGCGGGACGAAACAAAGCTGCTCGGCGGTTACGGCCGTTGCGGCCGGGAGTTGTGCTGCGCCAGTTTCCTGACTGATTTTGCCCCGGTATCAATTAAAATGGCCAAAGAACAGAACCTCCCGCTGAATCCGGTCAAGATCTCCGGCGTCTGCGGCCGGCTGCTCTGCTGCCTGGGTCATGAATATGAAGTCTATAAGGAATTAAACGAAGAGCGCGCCCGTTGTTGCGCTGCCGCGGCAGCGGTTGAACCCGCGCTTCAATCTATCAGGCCTGTTTCTCCGGAACCGGCAGATAGGATTTCAGTGGCTCCCATCACCGAAGCTGATGACCAATCACCGGCCGATGGAATAAAGGCTGAAGCGGGCGGCCTGGCCCATCGAAGGCGGAGGAAAAGGCGCAGATAG
- a CDS encoding AAA family ATPase — protein MADWQIIGQKNVAAFLAKSLEKGELCHAYLLAAPEHSGKTALALKLAQALNCTGDNPPCGGCEQCRRITAGIHADVRLISVQAADDDGKSRVELSIEQVREINHAVSLPPFEGKYRVIIIDEAERLSNGAANALLKTLEEPPPGVVFVLTTVRENQLPETIRSRCMKLRLAVAPRLEIARFLEQGLGFPAERADLLARLSQGRAGWAIAAARDEGLQLERRDNLLKLADALGSGFDFRFELADKLSQRFGKTRTEIYRLLDQWLSFCRDILLVKLDIKEEVINTDYEIITAELASRITAAEAQRLIGSLNVTRRHLEQNASPRLALEVLMLNLPVIKGSTKRIG, from the coding sequence ATGGCTGATTGGCAGATCATCGGGCAAAAAAATGTGGCCGCCTTCTTGGCGAAAAGCCTCGAAAAAGGGGAATTGTGCCACGCTTATCTGCTTGCGGCTCCCGAGCATTCCGGCAAGACTGCGCTGGCTTTGAAATTGGCTCAAGCCCTCAACTGTACCGGCGACAACCCCCCGTGCGGCGGTTGCGAACAATGCCGCCGCATAACCGCCGGTATTCACGCCGATGTCCGGTTGATCAGTGTTCAAGCCGCAGACGATGATGGTAAAAGCAGGGTAGAATTATCCATTGAACAGGTTCGAGAAATAAATCATGCCGTTTCACTGCCGCCTTTTGAAGGCAAATATCGGGTGATTATTATCGATGAAGCCGAACGTTTGTCCAACGGGGCTGCAAACGCGTTGTTAAAAACGCTGGAAGAACCGCCGCCCGGTGTGGTTTTCGTTCTGACGACCGTCAGAGAGAACCAACTGCCCGAGACGATTCGGTCACGTTGTATGAAGCTGAGGCTGGCGGTGGCGCCGCGCCTCGAAATAGCCCGGTTTCTTGAGCAGGGCTTGGGGTTCCCGGCGGAACGCGCCGATTTACTGGCGCGCCTCAGCCAGGGCAGGGCAGGCTGGGCCATTGCCGCCGCCCGCGACGAAGGACTGCAGTTGGAAAGGCGCGACAATCTGCTTAAGCTTGCCGATGCTCTCGGCTCGGGATTCGACTTCAGGTTCGAACTGGCAGATAAACTGTCCCAGCGTTTCGGTAAAACTCGTACCGAAATATATCGTCTCCTGGATCAATGGCTCAGCTTCTGTCGGGATATCCTGCTGGTAAAACTTGACATAAAAGAAGAAGTTATTAATACTGATTATGAGATAATTACTGCGGAACTGGCAAGCCGGATCACTGCCGCGGAGGCGCAGCGTCTCATCGGGTCTTTGAATGTCACGCGGCGCCATCTGGAACAAAACGCCTCACCCCGCCTTGCCCTTGAAGTGTTGATGCTGAACTTGCCGGTGATAAAAGGGAGTACCAAAAGAATTGGCTAA
- a CDS encoding glycosyltransferase, producing MKTTADRTVIHLIDHPSALDLKLLERLADLGWNVHLVYRRTGSDRLINSGLKIITHRLPLTTRYPWVYLAFIAAVPIIYPIKSDIIHAHYLTGFGILAAVYRRFLRFKRMVLTVPGPDVLIEASRGMVKWSAEHALKMFEIVTFPSESVAAHLKELRVPSNRMLRLDWAGSEKEIEAAAAALAQRYAELIGPFER from the coding sequence TTGAAAACGACGGCCGATCGAACGGTAATTCACCTGATTGATCATCCCTCAGCGCTGGACTTGAAACTCCTCGAGCGGCTGGCCGATCTCGGCTGGAATGTTCATCTGGTGTACCGAAGGACAGGGTCAGACCGTCTGATAAACAGCGGCTTAAAGATTATCACTCACCGGTTGCCACTAACCACCCGCTATCCGTGGGTATATCTGGCTTTTATTGCTGCCGTACCGATAATATATCCCATAAAATCGGATATCATTCACGCTCATTATCTAACGGGGTTCGGAATCCTGGCTGCGGTATACCGCAGATTTTTACGTTTCAAGCGCATGGTGTTGACCGTGCCCGGCCCGGATGTCCTGATTGAAGCCAGTCGCGGCATGGTTAAATGGTCGGCGGAGCACGCGCTCAAAATGTTCGAGATAGTCACCTTTCCTTCCGAATCCGTGGCCGCTCACCTGAAGGAACTCAGGGTGCCGTCCAACCGGATGCTGCGGCTTGATTGGGCTGGTTCAGAGAAAGAGATTGAAGCAGCGGCAGCAGCGCTCGCGCAGCGATACGCGGAGTTAATCGGCCCCTTCGAGCGCTAA
- a CDS encoding inorganic diphosphatase, protein MSFNEPSDRNANEIRIFTGCNEEETCPKAKRERQQELEEMILTILIEIPKGSRNKYEYDKERKIIKFDRMLFSAVHYPSDYGFIIDTLAEDTDPLDALVLVSEPTFPGCLIEAKPVGLFRMRDEKGPDEKILCVPMGDPHWNFIQELSDVPPHLLKEIEHFFIIYKELEKKKTGVEGWEDRESAIKAVHASRKRYQDNLKQLGASRI, encoded by the coding sequence ATGTCATTTAACGAACCGTCGGATCGGAATGCCAACGAAATCCGCATCTTCACCGGCTGCAACGAAGAGGAAACATGCCCGAAAGCCAAGCGGGAACGTCAGCAAGAGCTTGAAGAGATGATTCTGACCATACTTATCGAAATTCCCAAGGGAAGCCGCAACAAATACGAGTACGACAAAGAGCGCAAGATTATCAAGTTTGACCGCATGCTGTTTTCCGCGGTGCATTATCCGTCGGACTACGGCTTCATCATCGATACCCTGGCTGAAGATACCGATCCGCTGGATGCTCTGGTGCTGGTATCCGAACCAACCTTTCCCGGCTGCTTAATTGAAGCCAAACCGGTGGGTTTGTTTCGCATGCGGGACGAAAAAGGACCCGACGAGAAAATCCTGTGCGTCCCCATGGGCGATCCCCACTGGAACTTCATCCAGGAACTTTCAGACGTCCCGCCTCACCTGTTGAAGGAAATCGAGCACTTTTTCATCATCTACAAGGAACTGGAAAAAAAGAAGACCGGCGTCGAGGGCTGGGAAGACAGGGAATCAGCCATCAAGGCGGTTCACGCCTCGCGCAAGCGCTACCAGGACAACCTGAAACAACTTGGCGCCAGCCGGATTTAG
- the lysA gene encoding diaminopimelate decarboxylase: protein MKETPPFFPLGSAINDYGHLVIGGCDSIDLVEKYGTPLYVFAEEDIRARAREFKREFGGRLSSSRIVYAGKACLNRAVAKIITEEGLGLDVVSGGELEIARSAGFPMKNIYFHGNNKSDTELELALAAGVGRIVIDNAWELARLDAFAGARGCRADVMLRIKPGIDPHTHAKITTGNIDSKFGFGLEDAESAVGRILSSTSLKLVGFHYHIGSQIFEIQPFLDAMNTALGFIAGVRERWGLIIDELDAGGGFAVQYLSGQAPPSVGEYAEAIVSFFKEECRRLDLKSLSLTVEPGRATVARAAVALYSVGVIKDIPGIRRYLCVDGGMADNIRPALYGACYEPYLANRMTERANGLYTVAGRFCESGDLLAANVKLPEADPGDTLVMPVCGAYCIPMASNYNAFFRPAAVMVKEGQHRLIRRRESIEDLLRTDLG, encoded by the coding sequence ATGAAAGAAACACCCCCATTTTTTCCTTTGGGTTCGGCAATCAACGATTACGGGCATCTGGTGATCGGCGGCTGCGACTCCATCGACTTGGTTGAAAAATACGGTACGCCTCTCTACGTCTTCGCCGAAGAGGACATCAGGGCCCGCGCGCGTGAGTTTAAGCGGGAATTCGGAGGGCGGTTATCTTCTTCTCGAATCGTTTATGCCGGCAAAGCCTGTCTTAACCGGGCGGTAGCTAAAATTATCACCGAGGAAGGCCTAGGGCTTGATGTTGTTTCCGGCGGCGAATTAGAGATTGCCCGATCAGCCGGCTTCCCGATGAAAAACATCTATTTCCACGGAAATAATAAGTCCGATACCGAACTTGAACTTGCCCTGGCAGCCGGGGTTGGGCGTATCGTCATTGATAACGCCTGGGAGCTGGCACGTTTGGATGCCTTTGCCGGCGCCCGCGGCTGCCGGGCTGATGTCATGTTGCGTATCAAGCCGGGCATTGATCCGCACACCCATGCCAAAATCACCACCGGTAACATTGACTCCAAATTCGGTTTCGGGCTGGAAGACGCCGAGTCGGCTGTCGGGCGGATTTTGAGCTCTACCTCCTTGAAGTTGGTAGGTTTTCATTATCATATCGGTTCGCAGATATTTGAAATCCAACCCTTCCTCGACGCTATGAATACCGCCCTCGGATTCATCGCCGGGGTCAGGGAGCGGTGGGGTCTCATTATTGATGAGCTGGATGCTGGCGGCGGTTTTGCCGTCCAGTATCTTTCCGGTCAAGCGCCCCCTTCAGTGGGTGAATACGCGGAAGCTATCGTATCCTTTTTCAAAGAGGAATGCCGCCGCTTGGATTTAAAATCACTGTCGCTGACGGTGGAACCGGGGCGGGCGACCGTTGCCCGAGCCGCGGTGGCGCTTTATTCGGTGGGCGTCATCAAGGATATCCCTGGCATCCGGCGCTATTTATGCGTTGATGGCGGCATGGCTGACAATATCAGGCCGGCGCTTTACGGCGCCTGTTACGAACCGTACCTCGCCAACCGCATGACGGAAAGAGCGAACGGGCTTTATACTGTAGCCGGTCGGTTCTGCGAATCCGGCGATCTCCTGGCCGCTAACGTAAAGCTGCCGGAAGCAGATCCTGGAGATACCCTGGTCATGCCGGTCTGCGGGGCATATTGTATCCCCATGGCATCGAATTATAACGCCTTTTTTCGTCCGGCGGCGGTCATGGTTAAGGAAGGGCAACACCGGTTAATCCGGCGGCGCGAGTCAATCGAAGACCTGCTGCGGACCGATCTTGGCTGA
- a CDS encoding HNH endonuclease — protein MLNHPVLVLNQNYEPIHVCQVRRAILLCYQGKAEMLEDGLGLLHTVRLSIPMPSVIRLQHHVRRPRPRHKLTRWEIFHRDDFSCQYCGKKAQPLTIDHVVPRFQGGRHSWENLVAACVPCNRHKAGRTPEQANMKLLKKPSMPEGRPLVVVSHRYQERMHIWQKYLPDKV, from the coding sequence ATGCTCAATCACCCGGTGCTGGTGCTGAACCAGAATTACGAGCCCATCCACGTCTGCCAGGTTAGGCGCGCTATCCTCTTATGCTATCAGGGCAAAGCGGAAATGCTGGAAGACGGCTTAGGTCTGCTCCACACCGTCCGACTCTCCATTCCCATGCCTTCGGTCATCCGGCTGCAGCATCACGTGAGGCGTCCGCGCCCCCGGCACAAACTCACGCGGTGGGAAATTTTCCACCGCGATGATTTTTCCTGCCAGTACTGCGGTAAAAAAGCCCAGCCTCTCACCATCGACCACGTAGTCCCCCGTTTCCAGGGCGGGCGCCACTCGTGGGAAAATTTGGTGGCCGCCTGCGTGCCTTGCAACCGCCACAAAGCTGGACGAACCCCGGAGCAGGCGAACATGAAACTGCTTAAAAAACCCAGTATGCCGGAAGGCAGGCCGCTGGTCGTCGTCTCACACCGATACCAGGAGCGGATGCACATCTGGCAGAAGTATCTGCCAGATAAGGTCTGA